From the genome of Triticum aestivum cultivar Chinese Spring chromosome 3B, IWGSC CS RefSeq v2.1, whole genome shotgun sequence, one region includes:
- the LOC123064549 gene encoding expansin-A24-like, producing MAPARFVAGMLLAAIGCVLSVAADNPTMPSPQPFVWQKAHATFYGGADASDTMGGACGYGNLFSEGYGTRTAALSTMLFNDGAACGQCYKLACDRKRADPLFCKPGVTVTVTATNFCPPNDVLPNDNGGWCNPPRPHFDMAQPAWEKIGVYKGGIIPVMYQRVPCVKQGGVRFIINGHEYFNLVLVSNVAAAGSIESMDVKTSDSDEWIPMARNWGANWHSLANLTGKMLSFRLTNSDGHTLVFNDVVPKGWNFGQSFASKLQF from the exons ATGGCTCCAGCTCGATTTGTTGCAGGGATGCTGCTGGCGGCGATCGGCTGTGTGCTCTCTGTGGCCGCGGACAACCCGACCATGCCATCCCCGCAACCCTTCGTCTGGCAGAAGGCGCATGCGACGTTCTACGGCGGCGCTGACGCCTCTGACACAATGG GTGGCGCGTGCGGGTATGGTAACCTCTTCTCTGAAGGGTACGGGACACGCACGGCGGCTCTGAGCACCATGTTGTTCAATGACGGCGCCGCGTGTGGGCAGTGCTACAAGCTCGCATGCGACCGAAAGCGCGCGGATCCGTTGTTTTGCAAGCCTGGTGTGACGGTCACCGTCACGGCCACGAACTTCTGCCCACCCAACGACGTCCTCCCCAATGACAACGGCGGCTGGTGCAACCCACCGCGGCCGCATTTCGACATGGCCCAGCCGGCCTGGGAGAAGATCGGTGTTTATAAAGGTGGCATCATCCCCGTCATGTACCAAAG AGTTCCGTGCGTGAAGCAGGGTGGCGTGAGGTTCATAATCAATGGTCACGAGTATTTCAATCTTGTGCTTGTGAGCAATGTTGCTGCAGCTGGCTCGATCGAGTCCATGGATGTCAAGACCTCTGATTCCGACGAGTGGATACCTATGGCACGCAATTGGGGTGCTAACTGGCACTCGCTTGCGAACCTCACTGGCAAGATGCTCTCCTTCAGACTAACCAATAGTGATGGACACACACTTGTGTTCAATGATGTTGTGCCAAAGGGATGGAACTTTGGGCAATCATTTGCTAGCAAATTACAATTCTAG